The sequence below is a genomic window from Microbacterium sp. cx-55.
CCCGAAGCGCCAGGAAGATGATCGCGCTGGCGACGGCGAGCCCCACGATGAGCAGGGCCAGCCGCGTCAGCGCGTATCGGATCACCCGGCGCTCTTGCTCAACTCGGCGACGTTCAGGCGCTCGTTGAGGTTGTCGGCGGGCATGCCGCTGACCTGGGTGGAGACGGCGGCGACGGATGCGCCGTTGTAGAGCCAGTCGGCGGCGGCGTCTTCGGACACGATCCGCGCGGCTTCGGCGAGGAGCGAGTCGGCCTCGTCGTCGCTCGTCGCGGCCCGCGACTGCGCGTACAGGTCGGTCACCTCGGGGTTCGCGTACGTGAAGTAGTACTCGGGGTTTGCCCAGTTCTGGAAGTCGCGCGCCTCGGTGTGCAGCACGAAGCTCAGGTCGAAATCGCGGTTGGTGTAGACGTCCTGCAGCCAGGTCGAGAAGTCCACCGAGTTGACCGTGAGGGTGACGCCGACCGCATTCAGGTCGGAGACCAGCAGCTGCGCGATCGTCGTCGGGTAGAAGTTCGGGATGGTGAGGGTCAGCTCGGTGTCTTCGGCGCCCGCATCCGCCAGCAGCTGGGTGGCCGCATCCGGGTCGTACGGGGCGACGTCGGAGAGGTCCTCGTAGCCGGGGTCGAGCGACGGGATCGGTCCGTAGAGGGTCTCTCCGGCGCCGAGCGCCTCGACGATGGCGTCGTGATCGATCGCCTGGCGGATGGCCTGGCGCACGCGCTTATCGGCGAGCGGGCCCGAGGTCTGGTTGAACGCCAGCGTGCCCTTGTCGGTGGAGGCGCCGATCGACAGGGCAAAGTCGCCGTTCGCTTCGATCTGGTCCTTCAGGTTCGCGTCGAACCCGGTGACGACGTCGAGTTCGCCCGCCTGCGCGGCGTTCAGCGCGGCCTGGTTGTCGGGGATGTACTCGAACGCGACCTCGGCGGCCGCGGCGGGCTCGCCCCAGTAGCTGTCGCTCCGCGCCAGCGTGATACTCGCGCCCTGCGTCCAGTTGTCGAGCGTGAAGGGCCCGGTGCCGTTCGCGGCGGTCTTGTAGTCCACCGTGTCGCCTTCCTTCAGCACGACGCCCGCGCGGCCGGTGAGGTTCCACAGCAGCTGCGAGTCGGGGCCGGCGAGCGTCAGGGTGATCGTCTGCCCGTCGGCGGTGATGCCGGTGACACCCGCCAGCGTGCTGGCATCGATCCACGACGCCGTGTCGCGGTGCTGGGTGAGCGACCAGACGACATCCTGCGCCGTCAGTTCCTGGCCGTCGTGGAACGTGACTCCGTCGCGCAGCGTGAACTGGTAGGTGAGTCCGTCGTCTGACACGGTCCAGTCGCTCGCGAGCGCGGGGACGATCTCCTGCTGGGGCGTCCGGGACACGAGCCCCTGGTACACGTTGTCGATCAGGATCTGGTCGAGCGCGGCGCCCGACGTCTCGCGGATGTCGAGGTTCGTCGGCTCGAGGACGAGACGGACCGAGACGGTCGCATCGGGGTCAGCGGGGCCGGCGGTCGAGGCCACGGGCGAGGACGGGCCCGCGCATGCCGTGAGGGTGAGCGCGGCGGCGGCCAGCAGGGCGGCGGCGGCCAGAGATGTGCGGCGGAACATGAGGTCCTTTCGCCCGGGGCGCGGGCGGGTGATGGCGGGAGGTCGGTGCGGTGTACCAGCCTAGAGCGGGGTGCCCGGGAGGGGCGCCGCCCGGGCGTAATGCGGCGTAGCCGTTAGGGTCGGGCGACCTCTTCCGGCGTCGGCGCACCGGAAGAGGAGAGGAGCGCGGCCTCGTCCCGCAGCAGTTCGGCGAGGCGGACCGGGATCTCCTCGTGCACGTTGTGGTGCGAGTCGACGACGACGATCGCGGCGGTCGGATGACGGTCGCCGAACTCTTCGGCATCCGCTTCCGTGACGTATCCCTCGGCGCCGCGGATCAGCAGCACAGGGGAGTGGACGGCGGCCAGATCGTCCCAACCGGAGTGCGAGAGCACGTTCCGCACCGGGTCGCCGGCACCCGGCGTCGGAACGGAAGAGGCGGATGCGGCGGCCGCCGCCGCAGCGAGGTGTGCGAAGTGGTGCTTCCACTCCACCCGTCCGTCGGCGCGGACGCGAGAGTTCAGGTACACACCGCGCGCCGCCGCGTCGCGGCTGCCGCCGAGACCGAAGGCGAGCGCGCGGTCCACCAACTCGTCCCGGGACGCCCAGTCGGTGGGGCCCGCGAAGAACTCGCGCACCTGGCGGGGGCCCGCATCCGGATTCACGCCGGGGGTGATGTCGACGATCACGAGCCGGTCGACGAGGTCCGCACGCGCGGCGGCGACCGCCGCGGCCGTGAGTCCGCCGAGCGAGTGACCGACGAGCAGTTGCGGTCGGTCGGTCCACGCGTCGACGGCGGCCACGACGTCCTGTGCGAGCGTGGCGGGGGAGTAGTCGAGGTCATCCCGCCACGAGGAGTCGCCGTGCCCGGCGAGATCGATCGCGAGCGCGGGAAGGCCGAGCGCGAGAACCGTCGTGTCCCAGGTGTGCGCGTTCAGGCCCGCGCCATGGAGGAACGTCGCGACCGGCGGACTGTCGCCATAGCGGAGCGCCGACAGAGTGCGCCCGTCGGGCAGGCCCAGGCGAACGCGCCGAACCCTTGGGGGCGGCTCGACGCGACCGATCTCGGCGGCCTGCACCGGCAGGAACGAGAACTCGTCGAAGGAGTCCGCACCCCGCTCCGCGGTGTCATCGGGGAGGGCTGTCGAAATCGCGGCGTCGTCGGTCACGGCAGAATGCTACGCGCCGTTCCGACCACCCGTCCGTTCGGTGTCACACGCGGTTACCCTGGCGTTATGAGCGAAGAGCGCCGGGTCCATCTCGCCAAGTCCGCCCCGTCCGCCTACCGCGCGCTGGAGGCGTTCGCGAAGTCGGTCGGGCAAGTCGCGACCGACGGTGGCATCGACGATCGCCTGAAAGAACTCGTTCAGTTGCACGCCTCGCAACTGAACGGATGCGCCTTCTGCGTGCGGGTGCACGTCGATCGCGGCCTCACCGCGGGGCTCGACGCCGATGTCATCGCGCAGATCCCGACCTGGCGCGAATCGGGCGTCTTCTCCGAGCGCGAGCGCGCCGGTCTGGAGCTCGCCGAGGCCATCACCTTCATCGATGAGGGTGGCGTCGCAGATGACGTCTACGACCGGGTCGGCGCCATCCTGACCGAACCCGAGTACGTGGCCCTCAGCTGGATCCTCGTGTCGATCAACGCGTTCAACCGCGTCGCCATCGCGGGCCGGTACCCGGTTCCGCCGCGCTCGGCATCGTGAGTACGCTGACGCCGGCGCTGGCGGGCGCCGTCAACTTCCGCGACGTCGGGGGACTGCCCGCGGCGACCGGCACGACGCGCTCCGGGGTGCTCTTCCGCTCCGGATCGCTCGCGCGGATCGACGAGCCGGCTCGCACGCAGATCGCGGGGATCGGCCTGCGCCGGATCGTCGACCTGCGCGATGACGACGAGGTGGCGCTCGAGCCGACGCTCGGTGACCTCGCGGTGGCCGACACGGTGCGCGTGCCGCTCGTGCTGGGCTCGGTCGCCTCCTTCTTCGAGAACGACATGAGCCTCGACGAGCTCTACGCGCATATCGTCGACGAGAGCGCGCCGCGCCTGGTGGAGGTCGTGCGTGCGGTGATCGAAACGCAGCCGGTGCTGGTGCACTGCACGGCGGGTAAGGACCGCACGGGGGTGTCGGTCGCGCTCATCCTGTCGGCCGCAGGCGTCGAGGAGGACGCCGTGGTGGCTGACTACGCACGCACGGCGGCGAACCTCGACCCGGAACGCGCGAGGCGGATCGTCTCGTGGCTGCGCCGGGTGCATCCGGATGCGGTCCACCTGGAAGAACTCGTCACCGGATCACCCGAACCCGCCATGCGGGGTCTGCTCGAGCGGCTGCGCGGCTCGCACGGCGATCCGGCGGATTATCTTCGTGCCGCCGGTGTCTCGGATGACGAACTCGCCGAGCTGCGCCGCATCCTGATCGCTCCCCGCTGAGTCGCTCGCTGGGTCGCTCGCGCCGGGTGGGTCGCTCGCGCCGGGTGGGTCGCTCGTCGCCGAGCGGCGTCGGGAGATCGTGACCGAGTTAGGCGAGCCTTGCCTTCAGAGGGGTAGGATGAACGAGTCATGTCCGAGAACCTCACCCACAGCGCCAGCGCCTGCCGTGCATCCAAGCACGTGCGTGCGCAGCATCTGGTGACGGCCGACGAGTCGTCGCTCTCCGACCTGGAGATGCTCCTGACGACGTTGCCGCTCTGCTCGACCGGCCGCGTGTTCGTCGAGGTTCTGGACGAGAGCGACATCGTCGACATCACGGTTCCGGCGCGCATGACGATCACCTGGCTTGCCCGCTCGCAGCGCAGTGGCGCTCCGGGCACCGGGCGCGCGTGCGCCCCCGGCAGTGCGCTCAGCCGTGCGGTCATCGCGTGGGCCGACGAGATGCTGTGCACCGAAGAGGCGTGCGGCACCTCGGTGACTCTGCTCGGGGGATACCTCGGCACGGCCGATATCGTCGACCACCTCACCGAGGCCCACGGCATCCCTGCCGACCGCATCCGCACCCCCGAGCGCTTCGCGGCCGTCATCCACCGCTGAGCTCCGCCCGCCACCACGCCGTGCACGTTCGCGCGTGTTCGCGTGTCGCGATCTGCCGCCCGCCTACGCGGATTGCGCCACGTGAGCGAGGCCCCCGCGGGCTCAGGTGTCGCAATCGGTCGCTCGGGCCTGCGGATTGCGCCATGTGAGCGAGGTGGGGTGCCCGGGCGAGGTGGGTGCCCGGGTGGCGTGGGGTGCCCGAGTGAGGTGGGGTGCCCGGGTGGCGTGAGCGCCTCGCTGGCTCAGGTGTCGCGATCTGCCGCCGGCCCACGCGCATTGCGCCACGTGAGCGAGGCCCTCGCGGGCTCAGATGTCGCAATCGGTCGCTCGGGCCTGCGGATTGGGCCACGTGAGCGGAGTGGGGTGCCCGGGCGAGGTGGGTGCCCGAGTGAGGTGGGGTGCCCGGGTGGCGTGAGCGCCTCGCTGGCACACGTGTCGCGATCTGCCGCCGGCCCACGCGCATTGCGCCACGTGAGCGAGGCCCTCGCGGGCTCAAGTGTCGCAATCGGTCGCCGGGCCCCGCGGATTGCGCCATGTGAGCGAGGAATGCCGGCGGATGCCGGACCGCCCGGCGTCGTACGACGGGCGGCGGGCGCAGGGCGCCGGATGCGGCGGGGGAGTCAGGCCGAGGGGACGCCGAGCGGCGGTGATGCCGGGCGGCGGAGGGGTCAGGCCGCGGGGCGGCGGGTGCGGGGGAGGTAATTGCCGTCCTCGAGCCCGGCTTCGATCTCGAACCTGTTGCGCAGCGGATCGCGCCCGGCGAACCGGTATAGCACCGGCATGAGGAAGCCGTACCGCCGCCACTGCCGTTCGTGCGTGCTCTCGTGGGCGAGGAGCCGGTCGTCGACCGGCGCGTCACCGGTCAGGAAGCAGTGCCCGACGCAGACGCCCCCGCGGGGGAACGCCCACTCGGGGAGGCCGCGGAAGACGAAGAGCGATCCGTGCCGTTCGATGCGTCCGCGGCTCCAGATGGTTCCCCAGACCCACCCGACGGCGCAGCCGTAGAGGTAACCGGCGCGGCTGATCGGGGAGTCGAGGAGCGCCGCGGGGATGAAGCGGTCGATCCTACGGCCGCGTTCGACGGCCGCTGCGGCGCGCTCGCGCCATCCGGCCGGTGCGGGACGAGCGTTCATGCGAGGGCTCCGATCAGTCGCAGCAGGGTTCCCATGTCATCCGGCGCGCTCGCCGCCGAAGCCGGCGCGAAGCCGGCCAACGACGCGCCGGCCAGAGGCGTCGCCGCGCGGAGTTCCTTGATCGCGGCGATCAGGTCGGCAAGCGCCGCACCGAACGGTTCGGACGCCTTGACCCCGGGCATCTCGGCGGGGTCGAGCACATCCACGTCCACGTGCACGTGGACCGCGTCGACGCCGAGTTCGGCCACAGCAGTCGCCAGCGCGGCGGGATCGCGGAGCGCCTCGGAATCGATGATCCGGATGCCGTGCGCCGCGATGTAGTCGACCTCGGCGTCATCGAGGGCGCGGGCACCGACGAGGATCACATCGCTCGGCCGCACGGTGCCGGACGGGAGAGTCAGCTCGGGAGCGCCGTCACCCAGGACGGCGCGGAGAGCCATGCCCCCGAACGCGTGCGAGGTCGAGGTTTCGGGGGAATGCAGATCGGGGTGAGCGTCGGCCCAGACGACGGCCACCCGACCGTGGTCCGCGGCAGAGCGCCCGACGCCCGCGACGGCCACGCTGCAGTCACCGCCGATCGTCAACGCGCGTTCCGTGAGCGGGGCGAACGCCGCATCCAGCGCCAACCGCACCTGGCGGAGTGCGCTGTAACGGTGCACGCCCGTGCCGAGCTCGTCGCCCGCTTCCAGCGGCACGGGGATGCGCTCGCACGCACTGCGCGGCAGGTCTCCGGCGATGGCGTCGGCGCCGTCGATGAGATTCATGGCCCGCGCGGAGGGCGAGCCCTGCCACTGCGGAACGATCAGAAAACGGGTCACGGGGATTCCTCGGGGGAGCGACGGGGCCGCGCGGACGCGGCCCCGTCGGAGATCACTGCTGGTGCGGCAGCTGCTGCGAGATCTGCTGCTGCGGCGCGGCCTGCGGTTCGGCGCCGGCGCCGAGAGCGCCCTGCGTCGACCCGCCGGCCTTGAGCGCGGCGAGCCGGGCCTCGACCTCGGTCAGTTCACCGATGTCGTCGAGGCTCTCGAACTGGGCGTCGAGGCTCGAGGCGGCGAGCTCCGCCTTGCCCTGCGCGAGCGCCTCCTGGCGGCGGATCTTGTCTTCGAACCGGCCGATGTCGCTCGTCGGGTCGAGCACGTTGACGCTCTTGATCGCGTCGTGCACCTTGTTCTGCGCCTCGGCGACCTTGGCCCGCGCGAGCAGTTCGCTGCGCTTGGTGCGCAGCTGCTCGAGCTTCGTCTTCATGCCGTTGAGGCCGTCCTTGAGCTTGTCGACGACCTCGGTCTGCGCAGCGATCTGAGGTGCGGCGGCCTTGGCCTGGCTCTCCTCGGAGATCTGGCGCTGCAGAGCGATCTTGGCGAGGTTGTCGAACTTGTCGGCATCCGCCCCGTTGCCGGCGTTCCGCATCTCGTCGGCGCGGCGGCTCGCCGCGAGCGCCTTGCTGCCCCACTCGGCTGCCGCCTGGACGTCTTCCTGGTGGTCGCGCTCGAGGAGGCGCAGGTTGCCGATCGTTTCGGCGATCGCCGACTCGGCGTCGGCGATGTTGTTGCTGTAGTCGCGCACGAGCTGGTCGAGCATCTTCTGCGGGTCTTCCGCAGAATCGATCATCGCGTTGACGTTCGCCCGGACGAGGGTCGAGATGCGTCCGAAGATGGACTGCTTGGCCATCGTGTTTCCTTTCCTTGAGGTCGATTCCGGATGCGGCGGGTGCCGGTCCGGATCAGAATCTGCCGCCACCGCGGCGGGAGCGGCCGCCCCCGCCGAAACTTCCGCCGCCGCTGCGTGAGCGCCCGCCGCCGAATCCGCTCCGCGACCCGCCGCCGAGCGATCCGCCGCCGAGCGATCCGCCGCCGAATCCGCCCCCGCCGAATCCGCCGCCGAACCCGCTGCTGCGGCGGCCCCCGCCGAGGATCGAGCCGACGAGCAGGCCGCCCAGCATGGCGCCCATGTCCGAGCCGCCTCCGGTCGGGGCGAAACCGTCGACGTCGCCGCGGGCCGAGTCGATGGCGGATGCTGCGAGCTGGCTGGCCCGCTGCGCCGACTGCAGGGCGCGCTCCGCATCCGCCGACTGCTCCTGCCGTGCCTGAGCGAAGCTCGCTCCCGCCTCGGCGAGCCGCGTGCGGGCGGTCGCGCCGACGGCGCCGCGCCGCGCCGCGATGAAGTCCTCCGCGGCCGAGATCTGCGCCTGCGCCTGGGTCAGGGCAGGTCCGAGCAGCTGCCGGGCGCGTTCGGTGCGGGCGGCGGAGTCTTGCGCGGCGGCGAGCAGCGCGTCGAGTTCGGCGTCGGCAGTCTGCAGGCGCTGCAGCGCCGCGACGGGGTCGCTCGCGGCGCGGTCGGCGTCGATCTCCGCGCGCGCCCCGGCAACGGCCGCCGCGAGGCGCCCGTCCGGGTCGGGCAGCGCGGCGGATGCGGCGATCTCCCGCTCGATCTCGGCGCGGAGGACGGGCACCTGCGCCGCCGCTGCGGTGAGCTGTTCGTCGAGCGTCCGCACGGCCTGCGCGAGACCCTGCGCCTGCGTCAGTGCGTCTTCCGTGGCGCGCAGCGCGAGTGCCGCGGATCCGGTGTCGCCCGTAGCGAGGGCCGCACGGGCCGCGGCGAGCTGTTCGTCGGCGAAGCCGAGCCGGTGCTGCGCCTGTGCGACGTTGTCGGCGACGGTGACGAGCGCCGACCCGGCATAGGTCGCCTCGAGCCGCGCCAACCGGTCGGCCGCCGCGGGAAGGGCGTCGCCGGCGGCCGTGCGGAGCGCGCCGAGTCGCTCGATCGCGGCGGGCGCGTCGGCGCCGAGCCGGCGGAGCGCGGCGAACCGTTCGGACTGCTCTTCGAGCCGGCCGGTCGCCTGCGCGCAGAGCGCGAGCACCTCGGAGTGCCACGCCCGCACCTGTTCGTCGGAGTCGGCGACCTCGTCATCGAGCTTCTGGCGCAGAGAGAACGCGCGGTCGAGCTCGGCGCGGGAGGCGCTGAGGGCCGCCGTGAAATCGGCGGTGGCGGATGCGGGGAACTCGGCGGTCGCGAAGCCGAGCTCTTGCTCACCGGTGCGGATCGCGTCGTCGGTTTCGACGAGCGCTGCGGACGCGCGTCGGGCGAGGTCGGCGGTGCTCTCGGCCGGAGCCGAACCCGAGGCCGAAGTCGCACCCGCCGAGCCCGGCCGGCGACGGCGGCTGCGCACCACGAAGAAGATGACCACGGCCACGATTGCGACACCGGCGATGACCGCGATCACGACTCCCGCATCGACCCCGGAGGATCCGTCACCGGCACCCGAGCCGCCGGTGGCCGCATCCGTGATGCCGGCGGCGGCGGCGGCGATCGCGCCGTTCCAGTCCTGGTCACGCAGCTCCGGCAGCACGTTCTGCTGCTCGATGGTCGACAGTTGGTTCTCGTCGAGGGGGCCGGCGGCGTCGCCGGAGAGGTAGTACTGACCCGCGTCGACCGCGATCGCCAGCAGATACTGGTTGGTCCCGAGACCGTTCTGCTGGGCCGCGGCGTTCGCCCAGCCCTCCGCATCTGCGGGATTGCTGAACCGGTCGACGAAGACGACCCAGAGGTCCAGGCCCGTGTCGTCGGCGAGCTGGTCGAGGCGCACCTCGGCGGCGTCGATCTCGTCCGAGCCGAGCACGGCGGCTTCGTCGAGGACGTAGCCCGATTCGAGCGTGACCGGATCGGCGGCGGATGCGGGCGCCGCACCGAGGAGGACCACCGCGCAGACGGCGGCCAGGGCGAGACTCCCGCGCGCGCGCATCCGTTGCCTCCTCCGGGCACGAACGCGCCCCCGCGTGAAGTCTATGCAGTGGATCTTGTGTTCTGCCCGGGATGGCACGCACGCGGGTCGCTGCCGTCCTCGGGCGCTTCGCGTGGGTACGCTGACCCCCCGATGGACGACCGATACGGACACGATGTTCTCGCCGCGGGATGGCGCGCGAAGCACCAGCGCGAGCTCGCGCGGATCCCGGCCTCGCGCGATCTCGTGGTCGAGGTGGCGGAGGACGGCTACTGCGGCGCGGTGATGTCGGTGACGGGCGGGCTGGTGGAGCTCGAAGACCGGCACGGGCGCCGACGGATGTTCCCGCTCGGGCCTGGTTTCCTCGTCGACGGCGCCCCTGTCGTGCTCGTGGCGGCGCCGCCCGCCGCCGCTGGCGCCCCGAAGCGGACCGCATCCGGATCCTTCGCCGTCGCCGATGCGCGCGCCCGCGTCGCGCGACCGAGCCGGATCCTGGTCGAGGGGCGGCATGACGCCGAACTCGTGGAGAAGGTGTGGGGCGACGACCTGCGGGTCGAAGGCGTGGTGGTGGAGTATCTGCAGGGCGTCGATCTGCTCTCGGACCTACTGGATGCGGAGCCGCCGAACGCCGAGCGCCGGTACGGGGTACTGGTCGACCACCTGGTGACGGGGTCGAAGGAGGCCCGCATCGCGCAGGCGGTGGAGCGCGGCCGGCACGGCGCGCACGTGCGGATCGTCGGCCACCCGTACATCGACGTGTGGCAGTGCGTGACTCCGCAGGCGGTCGGCATCCGGGCGTGGCCCGAGGTGCCCCGCGGCACCGACTGGAAGACCGGCGTCTGCCGCGCGCTCGGCTGGCCGGCGCGAGACCAGGCGGACTTCGCCCGGGCCTGGCAGCGGATCCTCGCGTCGGTGCACTCCTACCGTGACCTGGAGCCCGCGCTGCTCGGACGCGTCGAGGAGCTCATCGACTTCGTCACGGCCTGAGCGGGCGCCGAAAGGGCGTTCGGGGGCCGCGTGATCACGCGCAGCCCGCGCGCTGATTACGCTCGGAGGGTGACCGACCCCGCATCCGGCTCCTTTCGCGACCGTCCCGTCTCCTTCGTTCGGCGGAGCGGACGGATGACCGAAGCGCAGGATCGCGCGTGGAGCGAGCTCGCGCCCGCCCTCGTGCTCGACGTCGTGCGCGGGGAGGCGGTGACGAGCATCGCGCCCGGGGCCGAGATCGATCCGGAGGCGGTGTGGGGGCGCCGGGCGCCGCTCATCGTGGAGATCGGATCGGGTCAGGGGCACGCGATCATGCACGCCGCGACCACGCGACCGGATGCGGACTTCCTCGCGGTCGAGGTGTTCCGCGCGGGTCTTGCCCGCACGATGCTCGACGCCGAGCGCGCGGACGTGCGGAACCTGCGCCTGGTCGAGGCGAACGCGCCCGAGGTGCTCGCACACCTGCTGCCGGCGGCATCCGTCGATGAGCTGTGGATCTTCTTCCCCGACCCGTGGCACAAGAACAAGCACACCAAGCGGCGCCTCGTGCAGCCGGAGTTCGCCCCGCTGGCCGCGCGCGTCCTGCGCCCCGGGGGAACGCTGCGACTCGCGACGGACTGGGAGGACTACGCGGTGCAGATGCGCGACGTCCTCGACCGGGCGGACGATCTGACCCGCGGTTTCGAGGGGGACTGGGCGCCCCGGTTCGAGGGGCGAGTGCGGACGGCGTTCGAGCGCAAGGGCGAACGCGTCGGGCGCGCCATCCGAGACCTCGCGTACGTGCGGCCGGGGGCCTGAGGTGATCGCCGAACGCGAGCAGATCGCCGTCCGAGAGCTCCGGGTCGGCGCCGTCGTTCCCGCCCTCCTCACCTGCCTCGCCGCTCCGGCGTTCTTCGTGCTGCTCACCCCCTGGCTCGGCTGGCTGCTGCTCGCCGCGGGGCTGCTCACCGCGTGGGCGTGGGATCGACGCAGGCCGCAGAACCCGCTCGTGCCCGACGGGCCTCGGGCGCCGTCGCTTCTTCGCGACCTGTCGCTCATCGCGGCCGGGATGCTGATCGTGAGCGCCATCCCGCTCGCGGCCGAGCTCGACAACGTCGCGATGCTGCGATTCACGCTCGCGCTCGGCGGCGCCGTGGTGGTGCCCTATGCGATCTCGCGGTTCGTGTACCGCGATCGCGCCATCCGCTTCCCTTGGCGAGGAGGCGGGACGTGGACGCGCTTCCAGTGGGCGTGGCTCGCGGCGGTGCTGGTGCTGGGATGGGCGATTCTGCCGTTCTATTTCATCACCTCGGGCGTCTACCAGAACTGGCCCGTCGTCGACTCGCCCGAACTCATCGCGCGGCTGTTCGTCGGGGTGGGAGCGGTCGGGATCTGGGACGAACTGTTCTTCATCTGCACGGTCTTCGCCCTCCTGCGTCGGCACCTGCCGATGCCGGCCGCGAACGTTCTGCAGACGATCGTCTTCGTCTCCTTCCTCTGGGAGCTCGGCTACCGCGCGTGGGGTCCGGTGCTCACCATCCCCTTCGCATTGCTGCAAGGCTTCGTGTTCTTGCGCACCCGGTCGCTCGGCTATGTCGTGACCGTGCACCTGCTGTTCGACGCGGTCGTCTTCGCGGTGCTCGTGCACGCGCACAACCCGGGCCTGCTGGACGGCTGGTTCCTGGTCTGAGGTGCGGTCCGCCGGCGGATGCTGCGGCGGGGGAATCAGCCGGGCACGTGCTCGGTGAGGATACGGGTCAGCAGAAGCCGAGCTGTCAGCCCGCCCCCCGGTGTGTCGACGAGGGTGATTGCTCCGCCGTCGTGCTCCACGAGTTCGCGGGCGATCGCCAGCCCCAATCCGGAACCCCCGACCGTCGTGCTCCAGAAGCGATCGAACGCCCGCGCCCGGTCCTCCGCCGACATCCCCGGCCCGTGGTCGATCACCTCGATGAGCGCCCCCGAGGACAGAGTCGACTCGCGGATGGTCACGATGCCGCCGGCGGGACTTGCCCGGAGCGCGTTGTCGATGAGGTTGTCGAGCGCCTGCTCGAGATGGCCGGTCGTCGCGCGGACGTGTCGCTCTGCGGACGCCATCTCGACGACGATCCGGACACCCGCGTCCTCGGCGGATTCCGCCCAGAAGCGACCGCGCTCGCCGAGCACCGCACCGACGTCGATCGCGGCGGGTGCGCCCGACGGTGCTTGGCTTCGCGCCAGCGCGAGCAAGTCGGAGACGAGTCGACTGAGGCGACCGGATTCGCGCAGGGCGCGATCGACGGCGGCCTTGTCGTCCGGATCGTGCAGGCGATCGTGCAGGTTCTCAAGTCCCAGGCGGAGCGCGGTGAGCGGCGTTCGCAGCTGGTGCGACGCGTCCGCCGTGAACGCCTGCTGAGCGGAAAGGAGGACGTCGATCCGCCGGGCGGCTTCGTTGAGGGTGTCGGCGAGGCGTCGCATCTCCGGGGGACCCATCTCGTCGAGGTTCGCGCGGACCTTCACGTCGCCGTCGGAGATGCGGCCGGCCATCGCGTCCAGAAGCCGGAGCGGGCGCAGGATCGACGTCGCGACAACCGCGCTCACGATCACCGACAGCACGAGGACGATCGAACCCACGCCGAGCCGGAAGAGCCAGATGCTCTGCACCTGAGCATCCACCGGCGCACTCGGTACGGTCACCCGCACGGCACCGTCGACACGGCCCTCGTCGGTTTTGGCGGGAACGGTGACCTGGAGCCCCTTCTCACCCAGCACGGATTCGTCGAGCGATCGGACGCTCTCCTCGCCTGCCAGGGCCGCGTCGAAGTCCACGTCCTGGGCGCCGACGACCGCGCGCCCGAGGGCGGGTTCGCGGTCGGTGCCGATGAGTTCGACCCGTCCGGCGGTCTGGTCTTCGACCTCGTCGCGGAGCTGTACCAGCGCCAGTCGCGCGCCGCGCGGTGGCCTCGTCAGCTTCTGTCGCCGTCGCGAGGAGCACCGCGATCGTGCGTGCTTCTCTCAGGGCGACCTCGCGCTGGCCGTCGCGCAGCAGTTGACTGAGATTCAGCCCGACCGGCAACGTGAACGCGATGAGGGCGATCGTGACGATCACCAGGTACGACGTGACGAGCCTACGGCGCATCGGCGCGCTCCACTCGGAAACCGACCCCCCGAACGGTCGTGATCACGACGTCCGGTCCGAGC
It includes:
- a CDS encoding TPM domain-containing protein, encoding MRARGSLALAAVCAVVLLGAAPASAADPVTLESGYVLDEAAVLGSDEIDAAEVRLDQLADDTGLDLWVVFVDRFSNPADAEGWANAAAQQNGLGTNQYLLAIAVDAGQYYLSGDAAGPLDENQLSTIEQQNVLPELRDQDWNGAIAAAAAGITDAATGGSGAGDGSSGVDAGVVIAVIAGVAIVAVVIFFVVRSRRRRPGSAGATSASGSAPAESTADLARRASAALVETDDAIRTGEQELGFATAEFPASATADFTAALSASRAELDRAFSLRQKLDDEVADSDEQVRAWHSEVLALCAQATGRLEEQSERFAALRRLGADAPAAIERLGALRTAAGDALPAAADRLARLEATYAGSALVTVADNVAQAQHRLGFADEQLAAARAALATGDTGSAALALRATEDALTQAQGLAQAVRTLDEQLTAAAAQVPVLRAEIEREIAASAALPDPDGRLAAAVAGARAEIDADRAASDPVAALQRLQTADAELDALLAAAQDSAARTERARQLLGPALTQAQAQISAAEDFIAARRGAVGATARTRLAEAGASFAQARQEQSADAERALQSAQRASQLAASAIDSARGDVDGFAPTGGGSDMGAMLGGLLVGSILGGGRRSSGFGGGFGGGGFGGGSLGGGSLGGGSRSGFGGGRSRSGGGSFGGGGRSRRGGGRF
- a CDS encoding DUF3097 family protein, whose amino-acid sequence is MDDRYGHDVLAAGWRAKHQRELARIPASRDLVVEVAEDGYCGAVMSVTGGLVELEDRHGRRRMFPLGPGFLVDGAPVVLVAAPPAAAGAPKRTASGSFAVADARARVARPSRILVEGRHDAELVEKVWGDDLRVEGVVVEYLQGVDLLSDLLDAEPPNAERRYGVLVDHLVTGSKEARIAQAVERGRHGAHVRIVGHPYIDVWQCVTPQAVGIRAWPEVPRGTDWKTGVCRALGWPARDQADFARAWQRILASVHSYRDLEPALLGRVEELIDFVTA
- the trmB gene encoding tRNA (guanosine(46)-N7)-methyltransferase TrmB, whose protein sequence is MTEAQDRAWSELAPALVLDVVRGEAVTSIAPGAEIDPEAVWGRRAPLIVEIGSGQGHAIMHAATTRPDADFLAVEVFRAGLARTMLDAERADVRNLRLVEANAPEVLAHLLPAASVDELWIFFPDPWHKNKHTKRRLVQPEFAPLAARVLRPGGTLRLATDWEDYAVQMRDVLDRADDLTRGFEGDWAPRFEGRVRTAFERKGERVGRAIRDLAYVRPGA
- a CDS encoding CPBP family intramembrane glutamic endopeptidase — translated: MIAEREQIAVRELRVGAVVPALLTCLAAPAFFVLLTPWLGWLLLAAGLLTAWAWDRRRPQNPLVPDGPRAPSLLRDLSLIAAGMLIVSAIPLAAELDNVAMLRFTLALGGAVVVPYAISRFVYRDRAIRFPWRGGGTWTRFQWAWLAAVLVLGWAILPFYFITSGVYQNWPVVDSPELIARLFVGVGAVGIWDELFFICTVFALLRRHLPMPAANVLQTIVFVSFLWELGYRAWGPVLTIPFALLQGFVFLRTRSLGYVVTVHLLFDAVVFAVLVHAHNPGLLDGWFLV
- a CDS encoding sensor histidine kinase; translation: MDFDAALAGEESVRSLDESVLGEKGLQVTVPAKTDEGRVDGAVRVTVPSAPVDAQVQSIWLFRLGVGSIVLVLSVIVSAVVATSILRPLRLLDAMAGRISDGDVKVRANLDEMGPPEMRRLADTLNEAARRIDVLLSAQQAFTADASHQLRTPLTALRLGLENLHDRLHDPDDKAAVDRALRESGRLSRLVSDLLALARSQAPSGAPAAIDVGAVLGERGRFWAESAEDAGVRIVVEMASAERHVRATTGHLEQALDNLIDNALRASPAGGIVTIRESTLSSGALIEVIDHGPGMSAEDRARAFDRFWSTTVGGSGLGLAIARELVEHDGGAITLVDTPGGGLTARLLLTRILTEHVPG